One Saccharomyces mikatae IFO 1815 strain IFO1815 genome assembly, chromosome: 16 genomic region harbors:
- the MED1 gene encoding Med1p (similar to Saccharomyces cerevisiae MED1 (YPR070W); ancestral locus Anc_3.364), which produces MVEGDSYVETLDSMIEIFKDYKPGSITLENITRLCQTLGLESFTEELSNELSRLSTASKIIVIDVDYNKKQDRIQDVKLVLASNFDNFDYFNQRDGKQEKFNILLNSLTNYPDLKAFHSNLKFLYLLDAYSHIESESSSHNNASADKSIDSSNNSLNNQGKLDLFKYFTELSHYIRQYFQDNLWDFTVRTNLNDKFGIYILTQDQNGKEVPLAKVYLDENKSNSQYRFYEYIYSQETKSWINESAENFSNGISLVMEISANTQKNNYTDLIWFPEDFISSELIIEKVSSSSNSPSSPPIIDLFSNNNYNSKIHLMNDFTTKLINIKKFDISNDNLDLIAEILKWVQWSRIVLQNVFKLVSTPNSKLNSPEFEADHSAPFSNLNKDKTSTASNTEPISKTNRHGSVVEASRRRRSSTNKSKRPSITEAMMLKEEGLQQFNLHEILSEPVIEEENGDGIKEQSATTNGGSGLRFTASVSNQENGETDNTMDNQSVPQRTNSEYNGAPAGEVDIEMKDVSSKAKEADSSVLQLIVSEDRIILDNISECNLYDDVTCWNRFVEKFQNIVS; this is translated from the coding sequence ATGGTGGAAGGAGACTCTTACGTGGAGACTTTAGACTCCATGATTGAAATATTCAAGGATTACAAACCCGGTTCCATAACTTTGGAAAATATAACAAGACTTTGTCAAACTTTAGGTCTCGAATCCTTCACAGAGGAACTGAGTAACGAACTTTCAAGACTATCTACTGCATCGAAAATCATCGTGATTGATGTTGACTACAATAAGAAGCAAGATAGAATTCAAGACGTCAAACTGGTACTAGCATCtaattttgataattttgacTATTTTAACCAGAGAGATGgcaaacaagaaaaatttaacaTTCTTTTAAACTCCTTAACAAACTACCCTGATTTGAAAGCTTTTCATAgtaatttgaaatttttatatcttttaGATGCATACTCCCATATCGAGTCTGAGTCATCCTCACATAATAATGCTTCTGCTGACAAAAGCATAGACTCAAGCAACAATTCTCTCAACAACCAAGGTAAGCTTGATTTGTTCAAGTATTTTACGGAACTATCACACTATATCAGGCAGTATTTCCAAGACAATTTATGGGACTTTACAGTTAGGaccaatttaaatgacAAGTTTGGGATTTATATTTTAACACAGGATCAGAACGGCAAGGAGGTGCCTTTGGCTAAGGTTTATTTAGATGAGAACAAGAGCAATTCACAGTATAGATTTTATGAATACATATATTCACAAGAAACTAAATCCTGGATAAATGAATCTGCTGAGAATTTCTCTAACGGAATATCTTTAGTTATGGAGATTTCAGCAAACactcaaaagaataattaTACGGATTTGATTTGGTTTCCTGAAGATTTCATATCATCAGAGTTAATTATAGAGAAAGTTTCaagttcatcaaattcgCCTTCTTCCCCGCCCATCATTGATTTATTTTCGAACAATAACTACAATAGTAAAATACATCTCATGAACGATTTTACAACGAAGTTAAtcaatattaaaaaatttgacatTAGCAATGATAATCTAGATTTGATTGCTGAAATACTAAAATGGGTTCAATGGTCCAGAATAGTCCTCCAAAATGTCTTTAAGCTAGTATCCACTCCTAATTCGAAATTGAATTCGCCAGAATTTGAAGCGGATCATTCAGCTCCATTTTCCAATTTGAATAAAGACAAAACCTCAACAGCATCTAATACTGAgccaatttcaaaaactaATCGGCACGGAAGTGTGGTAGAGGCATCCAGAAGAAGGCGTTCATCAACGAATAAAAGCAAACGTCCCAGTATAACCGAGGCGATGATGCTGAAAGAGGAAGGTCTCCAGCAATTTAATTTGCATGAAATTTTATCCGAACCCGttatagaagaagaaaatggagaTGGTATCAAAGAGCAGTCTGCAACGACAAATGGTGGTAGTGGCCTCAGATTTACTGCTTCTGTTTCGAATCAAGAGAACGGAGAAACCGACAATACGATGGACAACCAAAGTGTTCCACAACGTACTAATTCGGAGTATAATGGTGCACCAGCAGGTGAAGTAGACATTGAAATGAAAGACGTTAGTTCTAAGGCTAAGGAAGCTGACTCATCGGTTTTACAATTAATTGTCAGTGAAGACCGTATCATTCTCGATAATATTTCTGAATGCAACTTGTATGATGACGTAACATGCTGGAACAGgtttgttgaaaaattccagAATATTGTCAGCTAA
- the SMKI16G2320 gene encoding uncharacterized protein (similar to Saccharomyces cerevisiae YPR071W), translating to MQNIKVGRSGIPAIQKDTVLPSLAVRLTTKVMRLLFIAKMLQYSFISFKLWTPDTDINWIIAYSVIVSIWGFAVWMERSYRNKMNLQPPRCTKIRCSRCNTRKRYPKLFKCKQWVYFLLLFVTLTLFNFVVQLAYTAKEMITSGVDIRYEEKKIGEDEITPLLLLSLATGALIHLMIARTFKNYYLHNGPFETDNETYADEKQSVSEKVII from the coding sequence ATGCAGAATATCAAAGTAGGCAGAAGTGGTATTCCCGCCATTCAAAAGGATACTGTATTGCCCTCGTTAGCCGTAAGGCTTACTACTAAAGTAATGCGGTTATTGTTCATCGCAAAAATGCTCCAATATTCATTTATATCGTTTAAGCTGTGGACACCGGATACTGATATAAATTGGATCATAGCATATTCAGTCATTGTCTCGATTTGGGGGTTTGCGGTGTGGATGGAAAGATCATATAGAAATAAGATGAATTTACAACCTCCCAGGTGTACAAAAATAAGATGCTCTCGTTGtaatacaagaaaaagataccCCAAATTGTTCAAGTGTAAACAGTGggtatattttcttctcttattCGTTACTTTAACCCTTTTTAACTTCGTTGTTCAGCTGGCATATActgcaaaagaaatgattaCTTCGGGAGTTGACATTCgttatgaagaaaaaaaaattggtgaGGACGAAATCACACCGTTACTCTTATTATCACTAGCTACTGGTGCTTTAATCCATTTAATGATAGCTCGTACATTTAAGAATTATTACTTACATAATGGCCCATTTGAAACTGATAATGAGACTTATGCCGATGAAAAGCAGTCAGTGAGTGAAAAGGTCATAATCTAA
- the NOT5 gene encoding CCR4-NOT core subunit NOT5 (similar to Saccharomyces cerevisiae NOT5 (YPR072W); ancestral locus Anc_3.370) — MSQRKLQQDIDKLLKKVKEGIEDFDDIYEKFQSTDPSNSSHREKLESDLKREIKKLQKHRDQIKTWLSKEDVKDKQNVLMTNRRLIENGMERFKSVEKLMKTKQFSKEALTNPDIIKDPKELKKRDQVLFIHDCLDELQKQLEQFEAQENGEQTERHEFHIANLENILKKLQNNEMDPEPVEEFQDDIKYYVENNDDPDFIEYDTIYEDMGCEIQPSSSNNEAPKEVNNQSSISSTRASKKQERSPKKKAPQKDASITDRAATPVAPIVESGSQSISSTPTPVSANTPLHTAKDDATKHDNSALSTPATNIPMKKKESESDSEQQLNFPPDRTEEIQKTIQHDIETNAAFQNPLFNDELKYWLDSKRYLMQPLQEMSRKMVSQLESSLLNCPDSLDADSPCLYTKPLSLPHPTSIFFPNEPIRFVYPYDVPLNPANNENGTNDKFGKDGKANSRKHDDIYSRTSLARIFMKFDLDTLFFIFYHYQGSYEQFLAARELYKNRNWLFNKVDRCWYYKEIEKLPPGMGKSEEESWRYFDYKKSWLARRCGNDFVYDEEDFEKL; from the coding sequence ATGTCTCAAAGGAAGCTACAACAAGACATTGATaagcttttgaagaaagtgaaagaAGGAATTGAAGACTTTGACGACATATACGAAAAGTTCCAATCAACAGATCCTTCCAATTCATCACACAGAGAAAAGCTGGAGTCTGACTTAAAGagagaaatcaaaaagctGCAAAAACATAGAGACCAAATAAAAACATGGCTCAGTAAAGAGGATGTGAAGGATAAACAGAATGTTCTGATGACTAACAGAAGATTGATTGAAAATGGCATGGAAAGATTCAAGTCTGTTGAGAAATTAATGAAGACAAAACAGTTTTCAAAGGAAGCTTTAACAAACCCAGATATAATTAAGGATCCTAAAGAACTCAAAAAGAGGGATCAAGTCTTATTTATTCACGACTGCTTAGATGAACTACAAAAGCAATTAGAACAATTTGAGGCTCAAGAGAATGGGGAGCAAACAGAAAGACACGAATTTCACATTGCTAACTTGGAGAACATCTTGAAGAAACTCCAAAATAACGAAATGGATCCAGAACCAGTGGAAGAGTTCCAAGATGATATAAAGTATTATGTTGAAAATAACGATGATCCcgattttattgaatacGATACAATTTACGAGGATATGGGTTGCGAAATACAACCTTCGTCGAGTAACAATGAGGCTCCAAAAGAAGTAAACAATCAATCTTCTATATCTAGCACTCGTGCATCAAAAAAGCAAGAACGTTCTCCGAAGAAGAAGGCTCCACAGAAAGATGCTTCTATAACAGACAGGGCGGCGACTCCAGTGGCACCAATTGTAGAGTCAGGTTCGCAATCTATATCTTCCACGCCAACACCTGTGTCAGCTAATACACCATTGCACACAGCCAAAGATGATGCAACAAAGCACGATAATTCTGCTCTTAGTACGCCGGCTACCAATATaccaatgaaaaagaaggaatcAGAAAGCGATTCAGAGCAACAACTAAATTTTCCACCGGATAGAACAGAGGAAATCCAAAAAACTATCCAGCACGATATAGAAACAAATGCAGCCTTTCAAAATCCTCTATTTAACGACGAGTTGAAATATTGGTTGGACTCAAAAAGGTACTTGATGCAACCTCTTCAAGAAATGTCACGAAAGATGGTATCGCAGTTAGAATCCTCACTGTTGAATTGTCCGGATTCTTTGGATGCTGATTCACCATGTCTTTATACCAAACCATTATCTTTACCTCACCCAAcgtcaattttttttcccaatGAACCCATTCGATTTGTTTATCCGTACGATGTACCTCTAAATCCAgcaaataatgaaaatggtaCCAACGATAAGTTTGGTAAAGATGGTAAAGCAAATTCCAGAAAGCATGACGATATTTATTCTAGGACTTCATTGGCGAGAATATTTATGAAATTCGACCTTgatactttatttttcatattctatCATTACCAAGGTTCGTATGAACAGTTTTTAGCCGCTAGAGAACTTTACAAAAATAGAAATTGGCTATTCAATAAAGTAGATCGTTGTTGGTattataaagaaattgaaaagctGCCACCGGGAATGGGCaaatcagaagaagaatcatGGAGATATTTCGATTATAAGAAAAGTTGGCTAGCAAGACGTTGCGGTAACGACTTTGTatacgatgaagaagattttgagAAACTGTAA
- the LTP1 gene encoding tyrosine protein phosphatase LTP1 (similar to Saccharomyces cerevisiae LTP1 (YPR073C); ancestral locus Anc_3.371), producing MTIEEAKTSVAFICLGNFCRSPMAEAIFKHEVEKADLGNRFDKIDSFGTSNYHVGETPDHRTVSICKQHGVRINHKGKQIKTKHFNEYDYIIGMDESNISNLKKIQPKGSKAKVCLFGDWNTSDGTVQTIIEDPWYGDIQDFEYNFKQITYFSKQFLEKEL from the coding sequence ATGACAATCGAAGAAGCAAAAACATCAGTAGCATTTATTTGTTTGGGCAACTTCTGTAGATCACCTATGGCCGAAGCCATTTTCAAACATGAAGTGGAAAAGGCTGATTTGGGAAATCGATTTGATAAGATTGATTCCTTTGGCACTTCCAATTATCATGTTGGAGAAACTCCTGACCATCGTACGGTATCCATTTGCAAACAACATGGCGTCAGGATCAACCATAAGGGGAAACAAATAAAGACTAAACATTTCAATGAATATGACTATATAATTGGTATGGACGAGTCCAACATCAgcaacttgaaaaaaatacaaccAAAGGGGTCTAAAGCTAAGGTCTGTCTTTTTGGTGACTGGAACACTAGTGATGGAACTGTACAGACTATTATAGAGGATCCTTGGTATGGTGACATACAAGATTTCGAGTATAACTTCAAGCAAATTACCTATTTTTCCAAACAGTTCCTAGAAAAAGAGTTATAA